GCAGGACGTCCATGACCTGATAGGCGATGCCTTCAAGGGCCGCGCGGGCGACCTGGGCAGCCCTGGTCCCGCGCGTTATGCCGACAATCACTCCCCGCGCGTATTGGTCCCAATGCGGCGCTCCCAACCCGGCAAACGCGGGTACCAGATAGACGCCACCCGTGTCGGGCATCTGCGCGGCGAGCCCCTCGACTTCGGACGACGATTTGATGATCCCCAGGCCGTCCCGCAACCATTGGACCACGGCACCGGCGATAAAAATGCTCCCTTCCAGCGCGTACTCGGTGCGGTCGCCGATCCGCCAGGCGATGGTGGTGAGCAGATTGTTCTTTGAGGTGATGGGTTTTGTGCCGGTATTCATCAGCATGAAGCAGCCGGTGCCGTAAGTGTTCTTGACCATGCCGGGCCGGTTGCAGATCTGTCCAAAAAGCGCGGCTTGCTGGTCGCCGGCAATGCCCGAAATGGGAATGGCCGGGGAAAAATGCGTCGCTCGGCCATACACCTCGCTTGATGAGCGGACTTCAGGCAGGATCGAACGCGGCACGCCGAACAAATCCAGCAATTCGTCGTCCCATTCACCTGTATGGATGTTGAACAACAGGGTGCGGGAGGCGTTGGTTGCATCCGTCACGTGTTTCAGGCCGCCGGTCAGATTCCAGACCAGCCACGAGTCAACGGTGCCGAACGCCAGTTCACCCGCCGTCGCCTTGGCTCGGGCTCCCGGCACGTGCCGTAAAATCCACTGAAGTTTTGTGCCGGAGAAGTACGCATCCAGGACCAGTCCGGTTTTCTTCCGGATCAACTTTTCCAATCCGCGGGCCTTGAGGCGGTCGCATACCGCAGCAGTGCGGCGATCCTGCCAGACGATGGCGTTGCAGATGGGCTTTCCGCTTTTACGGTCCCAGACGACGGTTGTCTCGCGTTGATTGGTGATGCCAATCGCCGCCATGTCGCCGGGCGTCAGACCCGCGTGGGCGAGGGCCTGCGCCGCGACGCCGGCCTGGGTGGACCAGATGTCGTTGGGATTGTGTTCGACCCAACCGGGCCGCGGAAAAATCTGGGGGAACTCCTTTTGTGCCACGGCCTTGATGCGGCCGTTTTGGTCGAAAATGATTGCGCGCGAACTCGTGGTTCCCTGGTCCAAAGCCAAAACATATTTCATCGGGCGATCCTTTCTAGGGAATGTGACGAGGGCTTTCGCGGAAGGCGGGGCCGTAACGCCGTTGAGGTCGAGTGAGGCCGGCCTTTCCTGCGGTTCGATTCATGCGTTCCAAGGCTGCGGTTTTGGCTTACGCGGGATTCCACAGCAGCTTGTAAAACCAGGCGCCCAAAATGCCGCCGATGATCGGGCCGACAATCGGCACCCAGGCGTAGCCCCAATTCGAATCACCTTTCCCGGCAATCGGCAGGAAGGAATGCGCCAGACGCGGGCCGAAATCACGCGCGGGATTGATCGCGTATCCGGTCGGCCCGCCGAGCGACAGCCCGATGGACCAGACCAGAACGCCGACGAGGAAAGGCCCAAATCCTTTGTCGAAACCGGAATTGGGCACAAGGTTGTCCGGAGAGAGGATCGCGAGCACACCCAGTACGAGCACAAACGTGCCCACGATCTCGGTCACAAGGTTCATCGGCGCCAGTTTGATCGCGGGGCTGGTGCAGAAGACGCCCAGCTTCGCTCCTGCGTCGGGCGTCTCCCTCCAGTGTGGGAAATAGGCGAGCCAGACGATTACACTGCCGATGACCGCGCCCGCCACCTGTGCGGCGATGTAGGCGGGCACCAGATTCCAGGAAAACTTCCCAATCGCCGCCAGCCCGAGCGTAACCGCCGGATTGAGGTGCGCGCCGCTGATCGACCCCACGCAGTAAACCGCCAGGGCCACTCCCATCGCCCACCCCGTCGTGATCACGATCCAGCCGGAGTTTTGACCCTTCGATTTGTTCAACAACACGTTCGCCACCACGCCATCGCCAAGAAGGACGAGCATCATGGTCCCGACAAATTCAGCAAGAAAGGGGGGCATAGATTCGTTTTGGAACAGGTTGTTGCGATGAACTAACCAAATCATTCCGCGTCCTGTCCATCCAAAACGACGGTCCTCGGATTTCTTCTTCGCGCGACGCGGGCTCCACCGGATTCAGAGGTTCGAGCCACGGGCCCCGACCGTTTTTCAGACGACTGTTTCCAATTGACTATCCCATTCGTTTATGGCGTTCTCTCCGCAATCCGGAAGTTGACGCGCAGAAGTGCTGCAGCCTTGTACCATGCTATGAACGACCAGACTCCAAAGCAGGCGACGAGCGGGAAAAAATCGCCTGCCACCATTTTTGTGGTGGATGACTCGGCCGAACTTGGCGAAATGCTCGACGTGTTTCTTACCAAAGAGGGATATTCGACACGGGTGTTCAACGATCCGTTGGAGGCATTGGGTGCGCTGGAATCCGCCGAAACCCAGCCGCGGCTGCTGATCAGCGATTTTCGGATGCCCGGCATCAACGGGCTGGAATTGATCCACCGTTGCAAGCTGATTCATCCCACCTTGAAGGTCATTGCCGCCAGCGCGAATGTTCTGGACGAAGAGATCGAAAAGTATCCCTTCCGTCCGGACCGGGTTTTGCCGAAGCCTTATACAACAAACTCGTTGCTTGCGCTGGTGAAGGCGCTGTTGTCCCAGTAGCAGCGCACGACTCGACC
This DNA window, taken from Candidatus Angelobacter sp., encodes the following:
- the glpK gene encoding glycerol kinase GlpK, coding for MKYVLALDQGTTSSRAIIFDQNGRIKAVAQKEFPQIFPRPGWVEHNPNDIWSTQAGVAAQALAHAGLTPGDMAAIGITNQRETTVVWDRKSGKPICNAIVWQDRRTAAVCDRLKARGLEKLIRKKTGLVLDAYFSGTKLQWILRHVPGARAKATAGELAFGTVDSWLVWNLTGGLKHVTDATNASRTLLFNIHTGEWDDELLDLFGVPRSILPEVRSSSEVYGRATHFSPAIPISGIAGDQQAALFGQICNRPGMVKNTYGTGCFMLMNTGTKPITSKNNLLTTIAWRIGDRTEYALEGSIFIAGAVVQWLRDGLGIIKSSSEVEGLAAQMPDTGGVYLVPAFAGLGAPHWDQYARGVIVGITRGTRAAQVARAALEGIAYQVMDVLRSMEADAGIRLKELRVDGGACANNLLMQFQSDLLGVPVVRPRVSETTALGAAYLAGLAVGFWNAPSEIARQWQIDRRFVPGMKPALRKKLCAGWTKALVRAKAWEE
- a CDS encoding MIP/aquaporin family protein, with translation MPPFLAEFVGTMMLVLLGDGVVANVLLNKSKGQNSGWIVITTGWAMGVALAVYCVGSISGAHLNPAVTLGLAAIGKFSWNLVPAYIAAQVAGAVIGSVIVWLAYFPHWRETPDAGAKLGVFCTSPAIKLAPMNLVTEIVGTFVLVLGVLAILSPDNLVPNSGFDKGFGPFLVGVLVWSIGLSLGGPTGYAINPARDFGPRLAHSFLPIAGKGDSNWGYAWVPIVGPIIGGILGAWFYKLLWNPA
- a CDS encoding response regulator; the protein is MNDQTPKQATSGKKSPATIFVVDDSAELGEMLDVFLTKEGYSTRVFNDPLEALGALESAETQPRLLISDFRMPGINGLELIHRCKLIHPTLKVIAASANVLDEEIEKYPFRPDRVLPKPYTTNSLLALVKALLSQ